A single region of the Lepus europaeus isolate LE1 chromosome 1, mLepTim1.pri, whole genome shotgun sequence genome encodes:
- the RPL37A gene encoding large ribosomal subunit protein eL43 yields MAKRTKKVGIVGKYGTRYGASLRKMVKKIEISQHAKYTCSFCGKTKMKRRAVGIWHCGSCMKTVAGGAWTYNTTSAVTVKSAIRRLKELKDQ; encoded by the exons ATG GCGAAACGCACCAAGAAGGTCGGGATCGTGGGTAAATACGGGACCCGCTATGGCGCCTCCCTGCGGAAGATGGTGAAGAAGATTGAAATCAGCCAGCACGCCAAGTACACTTGCTCCTTCTGCGGCAAA ACCAAGATGAAGAGACGAGCCGTGGggatctggcactgtggctccTGCATGAAGACAGTGGCTGGTGGTGCCTGGACATACAA CACCACTTCTGCCGTCACAGTGAAGTCTGCGATCAGAAGACTGAAAGAATTGAAAGACCAGTAG